Proteins found in one Labrus bergylta chromosome 8, fLabBer1.1, whole genome shotgun sequence genomic segment:
- the si:ch211-261d7.3 gene encoding uncharacterized protein si:ch211-261d7.3, with product MTEYYEEGGLLYEQSPPMHIKVESPEGPFGGGASENGFPREDEDSEGSCDQNSGLPGGLPFNVVVVHPNIMAPGMSSDDLLSIEQNRAMSAALAAGGAGKRKSRFSGAELEVLVSEVTRCEGELFGPAGRLRRRERERIWAGILERVNAVSRVPRTLREVKKRWDDLKRRNGGRLADARHRSCYLPSSRGASMLGRPSQTSPRLQHARQKQSTRPKPSFPCFPDSDTVVGMEGSERDGLEKDEDNPEHDRDMGEPECEPGENSMEDKLGLGLGLGIGPPPSSERWLPPSPLYSAPFLNGSPQPSSPQPSLGAHQGPLEAPPRSSWLEDELRGLGEAAIQLGNRVEKSLQEFGEGFRQDMQTLVASQETLAVSLQQNNVLLQRLLGVLEAQQQPQPQPHRVQQAHQTQTSQQHLQPQPAQQLQHIEPQQQQQQQFETPLQTEIKTNHQQQPVVTQLSNNQSAVASLPSPLSPDLHGTVPPDPPTDTNGTVTRPRRGKAVDHRRRRRR from the exons ATGACTGAGTACTACGAGGAAGGGGGGCTGCTGTACGAGCAATCACCTCCCATGCACATCAAGGTGGAGTCTCCAGAGGGACCCTTTGGAGGGGGAGCCTCAGAAAACGGCTTCCCCAGGGAGGATGAGGACTCGGAGGGCAGCTGTGACCAAAATAGTGGATTACCTGGTGGGCTTCCCTTCAATGTGGTAGTGGTGCATCCGAACATTATGGCACCTGGCATGTCCTCAGACGACCTCTTGTCAATCGAACAAA ACAGAGCTATGTCCGCTGCATTGGCTGCTGGTGgtgcaggaaaaagaaagagtcgTTTCAGTGGAGCAGAGCTGGAGGTGTTGGTGTCAGAAGTCACTCGGTGTGAAGGAGAGCTCTTTGGTCCCGCAGGAAGGCTTAGGcgacgagagagagagcgcatcTGGGCAGGAATCCTAGAGAGAGTCAACGCTGTTTCGAGAGTACCGCGTACCCTTCGAGAGGTAAAGAAGCGCTGGGACGACTTGAAGAGACGCAATGGAGGCAGACTAGCAGATGCTCGCCACCGCAGCTGTTATCTGCCATCCAGCAGAGGGGCCTCGATGCTTGGCCGTCCCTCCCAGACAAGCCCCAGGCTTCAACATGCCAGGCAAAAACAAAGCACCAGACCAAAGCCCAGTTTTCCATGCTTCCCTGACTCAGATACag TTGTAGGAATGGAAGGATCAGAAAGAGATGGTTTGGAGAAAGATGAGGACAATCCTGAGCACGACAGAGACATGGGAGAACCTGAGTGTGAACCAGGCGAGAACAGCATGGAGGACAAATTGGGATTAGGACTGGGTTTGGGCATAGGACCACCACCTTCTTCAGAACGATGGCTTCCTCCTTCCCCCCTTTACAGTGCTCCTTTCTTAAACGGCAGCCCCCAACCCAGCAGTCCTCAGCCATCGCTTGGAGCACATCAGGGTCCTCTGGAAGCCCCTCCACGCAGCTCCTGGCTGGAAGACGAGCTACGAGGGTTAGGAGAAGCAGCCATTCAACTGGGAAATCGGGTAGAAAAGAGTTTGCAGGAGTTTGGGGAAGGTTTCAGACAGGACATGCAGACACTTGTTGCTTCTCAAGAGACATTAGCAGTCAGTCTACAACAAAACAATGTCCTGTTGCAAAGGCTGCTGGGAGTGCTTGAAGCCCAgcaacaaccacaaccacagccgcATCGTGTACAACAagcacaccaaacacaaacatctcaacagcACTTACAACCTCAGCCAGCTCAGCAGCTGCAACACATCGAAccacaacagcaacaacaacagcagtttGAAACACCACTGCaaacagaaattaaaacaaatcatcaaCAGCAGCCTGTGGTCACCCAGCTTTCAAATAATCAGTCAGCGGTGGCATCGTTGCCTTCACCATTGTCCCCTGACTTACATGGCACTGTTCCCCCTGATCCACCCACAGACACAAATGGGACTGTGACGAGGCCAAGGCGAGGGAAAGCTGTTGATCACAGGCGCAGGAGACGACGCTAA
- the LOC136179878 gene encoding trypsin-3-like, with product MSSNSACEYEYFEGKSFCTFKGYEWKLINFDMSLNIAFLQSLYSFKLFIPDAAPIEDDKIVGGYECRKNSVPYQVSLNSGYHFCGASLISSTWVVSAAHCYKSRVQVRLGEHNIAVYEGTEQFINSAKVIRHPYYSSRNLDNDIMLIKLSTPATLNSNVCTVSLPSVFING from the exons ATGTCCTCCAACTCCGCATGTGAGTATGAGTACTTTGAGGGAAAGTCTTTTTGTACATTCAAAGGGTATGAGTGGAAACTCATTAACTTTGACATGTCTCTGAATATTGCTTTCCTGCAAAGTTTATATTCTTTTAAACTCTTCATACCAGATGCTGCTCCCATTGAGGATGACAAGATTGTAGGAGGCTATGAGTGCAGAAAGAACTCTGTGCCCTACCAGGTCTCTCTGAACAGTGGCTACCACTTCTGTGGAGCTTCTCTGATCTCCAGCACCTGGGTGGTGTCTGCTGCTCACTGCTACAAGTC CCGCGTCCAAGTGCGTCTTGGTGAGCACAACATTGCCGTCTACGAGGGCACAGAGCAGTTCATCAACTCTGCCAAGGTCATCCGTCACCCCTACTACAGCAGCCGCAACCTGGACAATGACATCATGCTGATCAAGCTGAGCACCCCCGCCACCCTGAACAGCAACGTCTGCACCGTGTCCCTGCCCTCAGTATTTATTAATGGATAA
- the LOC109986635 gene encoding trypsin-3 gives MKAFILLALCAVAYAAPIEDDKIVGGYECRKNSVPYQVSLNSGYHFCGASLISSTWVVSAAHCYKSRVQVRLGEHNIAVNEGTEQFINSAKVIRHPYYSSRNLDNDIMLIKLSTPATLNSNVRTVSLPSSCASSGTRCLISGWGNMSGSGSNYPDRLRCLDAPILSDSSCRSSYPGQITSNMFCAGFLEGGKDSCQGDSGGPVVCNGQLQGVVSWGYGCAQRNKPGVYAKVCNYNSWIRNTMSSN, from the exons ATGAAGGCTTTCATTCTTTTGGCCCTCTGTGCAGTGGCAT ATGCTGCTCCCATTGAGGATGACAAGATTGTAGGAGGCTATGAGTGCAGAAAGAACTCTGTGCCCTACCAGGTCTCTCTGAACAGTGGCTACCACTTCTGTGGAGCTTCTCTGATCTCCAGCACCTGGGTGGTGTCTGCTGCTCACTGCTACAAGTC CCGCGTCCAAGTGCGTCTTGGTGAGCACAACATTGCCGTCAACGAGGGCACAGAGCAGTTCATCAACTCTGCCAAGGTCATCCGTCACCCCTACTACAGCAGCCGCAACCTGGACAATGACATCATGCTGATCAAGCTGAGCACCCCCGCCACCCTGAACAGCAACGTCCGCACCGTGTCCCTGCCCTCCAGCTGTGCCAGCTCTGGAACCCGCTGTCTCATCTCTGGATGGGGCAACATGAGCGGCTCTGGAA GCAACTACCCTGATCGTCTGAGGTGCCTTGATGCCCCCATCCTGAGCGACAGCAGCTGTAGGTCCTCTTACCCTGGACAGATCACCTCCAACATGTTCTGTGCTGGATTCCTCGAGGGAGGCAAGGACTCCTGCCAG GGAGACTCTGGTGGCCCTGTGGTGTGCAATGGTCAGCTTCAGGGTGTGGTGTCTTGGGGTTATGGCTGTGCCCAGAGGAACAAACCCGGAGTCTACGCCAAGGTCTGCAACTACAACTCCTGGATCCGCAACACCATGTCCTCCAACTAA
- the LOC109986634 gene encoding trypsin-3: MKAFILLALCAVAYAAPIEDDKIVGGYECRKNSVPYQVSLNSGYHFCGASLISSTWVVSAAHCYKSRVQVRLGEHNIAVNEGTEQFINSAKVIRHPYYSSRNLDNDIMLIKLSTPATLNSNVRTVSLPSSCASSGTRCLISGWGNMSGSGSNYPDRLRCLDAPILSDSSCRSSYPGQITSNMFCAGFLEGGKDSCQGDSGGPVVCNGQLQGVVSWGYGCAQRNKPGVYAKVCNYNSWIRNTMSSN, encoded by the exons ATGAAGGCTTTCATTCTTTTGGCCCTCTGTGCAGTGGCAT ATGCTGCTCCCATTGAGGATGACAAGATTGTAGGAGGCTATGAGTGCAGAAAGAACTCTGTGCCCTACCAGGTCTCTCTGAACAGTGGCTACCACTTCTGTGGAGCTTCTCTGATCTCCAGCACCTGGGTGGTGTCTGCTGCTCACTGCTACAAGTC CCGCGTCCAAGTGCGTCTTGGTGAGCACAACATTGCCGTCAACGAGGGCACAGAGCAGTTCATCAACTCTGCCAAGGTCATCCGTCACCCCTACTACAGCAGCCGCAACCTGGACAATGACATCATGCTGATCAAGCTGAGCACCCCCGCCACCCTGAACAGCAACGTCCGCACCGTGTCCCTGCCCTCCAGCTGTGCCAGCTCTGGAACCCGCTGTCTCATCTCTGGATGGGGCAACATGAGCGGCTCTGGAA GCAACTACCCTGATCGTCTGAGGTGCCTTGATGCCCCCATCCTGAGCGACAGCAGCTGTAGGTCCTCTTACCCTGGACAGATCACCTCCAACATGTTCTGTGCTGGATTCCTCGAGGGAGGCAAGGACTCCTGCCAG GGAGACTCTGGTGGCCCTGTGGTGTGCAATGGTCAGCTGCAGGGTGTGGTGTCTTGGGGTTATGGCTGTGCCCAGAGGAACAAACCCGGAGTCTACGCCAAGGTCTGCAACTACAACTCCTGGATCCGCAACACCATGTCCTCCAACTAA
- the si:dkeyp-84f3.9 gene encoding zinc finger protein 62 homolog, whose amino-acid sequence MATRRPVLSLSHADLDMGSKMSFGRGHGDQNTVSELSSVTSQLQNSVHATPDCKQIPEDKICSEEDLNTSREEEMKATGLTEPAPTSHSSRLSDSLVNCETEDRTDCQYKKHTSTKVGKDANSEMTSATVCSSTSHSYEQPVEVRKKRGRPCKKKNLNIGAVQDEEVSTTKRRRGRPKKTDVKIVTTQVPKAAVKRAINTSFPARILRSRGEQQPLTQDGKTESDIKEDSKQTEETLIESSDTFNFQDIKRRGAELADQQVPSKVSRLDVSQEASVVLGNDACCLKKEETDKQVKLNSEKHETDTDENGRQVSLKSGIGQELQTKQEEGAKPQRHLQPSTKPSAESKVIPLESFSSRNLASPSHSDQLKQPSDMSGIQMSQSNSMLESTENTSLRDTKPSSADVLTSSERLPKPIGGLPALKTENTEIELDCLTPVLQSNTRLNPYSNIKSEGPNSQGKFLRRKKGAKRRRRINNVLLPKTELAENREGSEASEAPREKEDSSEVDKQANSNAIPNVIITKRGGKTLYKCGYCGQICKFMSQFVIHQRIHTGERPYKCTECGKGFSKNSNLNLHLKVHMRNKLYRKCPYCQIKLSFAEYATHINTHAKRLHLEPDDDKSEESIREPDYENSPGLQVPVPKEKREQKTCQYCGKTFPFQSALLRHVRVHTGEKPYKCDICGKAFGQAYFLRVHELTHWSVKRYNCTRCEKSFTHYSNAKNHTCIEERSDRRVRPSLTYTCHICKNVSNHLQAFNSHMKAHSGAKLYRCVYCDKLFGVMSEYNAHRSLCRGASSSAIKEEEMVTSVQYAVPAVRCSSGHPSASTLIAANSEIQKKRKKYAANLKKPFQSTIIPAHHHSHLVSKLNKLDNRSDPRKYLCPSCGRLFRHMGRLRAHMLTHAPAQSYTCACCGKTLENWKKLWHHQRIHRHRRGRFTCPLCGQGFRFVETYKQHMSKHPEFQWVQVRPKKVSLPYQCEQCSCSFKTLDLLFSHQICHSSTQDTHKVSDIDLSMNDHAQSSRKMFKPPSTNNNIVLHTEHENNHSPLTTCSKYLDPVIQESPRGDMVSSVHIQGVDSGKTIQSRETCHDRSDENALGKPITPLRTVKRYQTHNPSISNEGSSDGFKCAVCGNTYPAISDLYQHYLQHARCQV is encoded by the exons ATGGCTACGCGGAGACCAGTGTTGTCTCTCTCCCACGCAG ATCTGGACATGGGGAGTAAAATGTCCTTCGGCAGAGGACACGGTGACCAAAACACAGTCTCTGAGTTATCCTCTGTGACATCCCAGCTGCAAAACTCCGTACATGCCACTCCTGACTGCAAGCAG ATACCTGAAGACAAGATATGCAGTGAAGAGGACCTGAACACCAGCAgggaggaggaaatgaaagcaACAGGACTGACTGAACCTGCCCCCACGTCCCACTCGTCAAGACTCTCAGATAGCCTGGTTAACTGTGAAACAGAAGACAGAACAGACTGTCAATACAAAAAGCACACATCAACAAAGGTAGGGAAAGACGCTAACTCTGAAATGACCTCTGCGACTGTGTGTAGCTCTACATCACACAGCTATGAACAGCCTGTGGAGGTCCGCAAAAAAAGAGGGCgaccttgtaaaaaaaaaaatttgaatatTGGTGCAGTTCAAGATGAGGAGGTCAgcacaacaaaaagaagaagaggtagGCCAAAAAAAACTGACGTTAAAATTGTCACAACACAGGTTCCTAAAGCTGCTGTTAAAAGGGCCATTAATACAAGCTTTCCTGCACGGATACTGAGGAGTAGAGGAGAACAACAGCCTTTGACACAGGATGGAAAGACTGAGTCTGACATCAAGGAAGACTCCAAGCAAACTGAAGAGACTCTCATAGAAAGTAGCGATACATTTAACTTTCAAGATATTAAAAGACGAGGGGCTGAACTGGCTGACCAGCAAGTTCCATCCAAAGTATCCAGACTGGATGTTTCCCAGGAGGCATCGGTGGTGTTGGGCAATGACGCATGCTGTTtgaagaaggaggagacagaTAAGCAGGTGAAATTAAACTCTGAAAAGCATGAGACTGATACAGATGAAAATGGAAGACAAGTCTCCCTGAAGTCTGGGATAGGGCAAGAGCTGCAGACAAAACAAGAGGAAGGTGCAAAGCCACAAAGACATTTGCAGCCATCCACCAAGCCATCAGCGGAGTCCAAAGTTATTCCCTTAGAGAGTTTCAGCAGTAGAAACTTGGCAAGTCCCTCTCACAGTGATCAATTAAAACAGCCTTCAGACATGAGTGGCATCCAGATGTCACAATCAAACAGCATGCTTGAATCTACAGAAAACACAAGCTTGCGGGACACTAAGCCCTCCAGCGCAGATGTCTTAACGTCCTCTGAACGATTACCTAAACCTATCGGGGGCCTCCCTGCattgaaaactgaaaacacagagaTAGAGCTGGATTGTTTGACTCCTGTGCTACAGTCAAATACCCGACTCAATCCCTACTCCAACATTAAATCTGAGGGTCCAAATAGTCAGGGAAAGTTCTTAAGACGCAAAAAAGGTGccaagagaaggaggagaataaataatgttttgttGCCCAAAACAGAGCTTGCAGAGAACCGTGAAGGCAGCGAAGCCAGCGAAGCCCCTCGAGAAAAAGAAGACTCTAGTGAGGTGGACAAGCAAGCTAACTCAAATGCCATTCCAAATGTAATCATCACTAAAAGAGGGGGGAAAACTCTTTATAAATGTGGTTACTGTGGGCAAATTTGTAAATTTATGTCTCAGTTTGTCATCCATCAACGCATTCATACAGGAGAGAGACCGTACAAATGCACAGAATGTGGCAAAGGTTTTAGCAAAAATTCTAACTTAAATCTTCACCTCAAGGTGCACATGAGGAATAAATTGTATCGAAAGTGTCCATACTGCCAGATCAAGTTGTCATTCGCTGAGTATGCTACACATATAAATACTCATGCAAAAAGGCTGCACCTGGAGCCTGACGACGACAAATCTGAAGAAAGCATCCGAGAGCCCGACTATGAGAACAGCCCTGGACTCCAGGTACCAGTCcccaaagaaaagagagaacaaaagaCGTGTCAGTACTGTGGCAAAACATTCCCATTTCAGTCTGCCCTCCTTAGACATGTGCGTGTCCACACGGGAGAGAAGCCttataaatgtgacatttgtgGCAAAGCTTTCGGTCAGGCCTATTTCCTGCGTGTGCACGAGCTGACACACTGGTCTGTGAAGCGTTACAACTGCACACGATGTGAGAAATCCTTCACTCATTACAGTAATGCAAAAAATCACACTTGTATAGAGGAAAGAAGTGACAGACGCGTAAGGCCTTCCCTTACGTACACGTGCCACATCTGCAAGAATGTGTCGAATCATCTGCAGGCGTTCAACAGCCACATGAAAGCCCACTCCGGTGCAAAGTTGTATCGCTGCGTGTACTGTGACAAGCTGTTTGGTGTGATGTCAGAGTACAATGCCCATCGCAGTTTGTGCAGAGGCGCCTCCAGCTCTGCgataaaagaggaagagatggtGACATCAGTACAGTATGCAGTGCCTGCAGTCAGGTGTTCCTCTGGACATCCTTCAGCTTCTACACTCATAGCTGCAAATagtgaaatacagaaaaaacgCAAGAAATACGCTGCTAACTTAAAGAAACCGTTCCAGTCAACTATCATACCTGCTCACCATCACTCACACCTTGTTTCAAAGTTAAACAAACTAGATAACCGCTCTGACCCCAGGAAGTATTTATGTCCAAGCTGTGGGAGACTCTTCAGACACATGGGCAGACTCCGAGCCCACATGCTCACTCACGCCCCGGCACAAAGCTACACCTGTGCCTGCTGTGGTAAGACTCTAGAGAACTGGAAGAAACTGTGGCATCACCAGAGAATCCATCGACATAGGCGCGGCCGCTTCACTTGTCCCTTGTGTGGGCAAGGCTTTCGGTTTGTGGAGACATACAAGCAACACATGAGCAAGCACCCGGAGTTCCAGTGGGTTCAGGTCAGACCAAAGAAAGTGTCTCTGCCTTATCAGTGTGAGCAGTGCAGCTGCAGCTTCAAGACCCTGGATTTGCTCTTTAGTCACCAGATTTGCCATTCCTCAACACAAGACACGCACAAGGTCTCTGACATTGATTTATCCATGAATGATCATGCGCAGTCGAGCAGGAAAATGTTTAAACCTCCCTCGACTAACAACAACATTGTTTTACATACAGAACACGAGAACAACCACTCTCCTCTGACCACCTGTTCTAAATATCTAGACCCAGTTATTCAAGAGTCACCCAGAGGGGACATGGTTTCCTCTGTTCATATTCAGGGTGTTGATTCAGGTAAAACTATTCAATCAAGAGAAACCTGTCATGACAGATCAGATGAAAATGCACTCGGAAAACCCATTACACCCCTGAGAACTGTGAAAAGGTACCAGACCCACAATCCCAGCATATCAAATGAAGGGTCATCGGATGGCTTTAAGTGTGCTGTTTGTGGTAACACATATCCTGCCATTTCAGACCTTTATCAACATTATTTGCAGCATGCTCGATGTCAGGTGTAA